In candidate division KSB1 bacterium, the following are encoded in one genomic region:
- a CDS encoding condensation domain-containing protein, translating into MGDVSKRLAELSPEKRALLMKKLQEKSQQQAKKFAIPRRENQQEYPMSFAQERMWFLYQWDPSSPSYNISAAVRCQGKLNIDILKHSLNEIVRRHEVLRAAFITEDERPKQIVLPDLLVDIPIIDLSHRPKQEQEARAIELATEDAQTPFDISKPPLLRASLIRLNPEEHIVLFTMHHIISDGWSIGVLIKEFVSLYHAFSAGKPSPLDELPIQYADFAVWQKSWLQGELLENQIAYWKKQLAGAPPILDLPTDHPRPPYVTYRGAHQAFIFPKTILEGLKALSKQMNVTLFTTLLTAFKVLLYRYSRQEDISVGTPIANRTRAELEDLIGFFVNTLVMRSDLSGNPSFRELVKRVNDMALEAYAHQDVPFEMLVSELHPERDMSHTPFFQVMFALQEAQQEALQTPELKISLIETESGTAKFDIIMFAEERKDGLRIALEYNIDLFNHDTIARMAGHFQNLLQGIVKNPDQSIDELPLMTAEEERKVVVEWNQTQRDYPSDRCVHQLFEAQVARTPDATAAIFGEQQISYRELNERANQLAHYLMKLGVKPDDFVAIIMERSLDMIVATLGILKAGAVYVPLDTAYPKPRMAFMLEDTQVPVILTQRQLKNNLPDYQAHIISMDEEWDRIAQESTADPNIQRSAKSI; encoded by the coding sequence ATGGGTGATGTATCAAAACGACTGGCAGAGCTGTCGCCTGAGAAACGGGCGTTGTTGATGAAAAAGTTGCAGGAGAAGAGCCAGCAGCAAGCGAAAAAATTTGCCATTCCCAGGCGGGAAAATCAACAGGAATATCCCATGTCGTTTGCGCAAGAGCGGATGTGGTTTTTGTATCAGTGGGACCCGAGCAGCCCCTCGTACAATATCTCTGCAGCGGTCCGTTGCCAGGGCAAATTGAATATTGATATTTTGAAGCACAGTTTGAACGAGATCGTCAGGCGACATGAGGTGCTGCGGGCAGCTTTTATTACCGAAGACGAGCGGCCCAAACAGATCGTGCTGCCTGATTTGTTGGTGGACATCCCCATCATCGATCTGAGCCATCGGCCGAAACAGGAGCAGGAGGCTCGAGCGATCGAATTGGCCACTGAGGATGCGCAGACCCCATTTGACATTTCCAAACCACCGCTGCTGCGAGCCAGTCTAATTCGGCTGAATCCCGAAGAGCACATCGTGCTGTTCACCATGCATCACATCATCTCGGATGGCTGGTCCATTGGCGTGCTCATCAAGGAATTTGTGTCGCTATATCATGCTTTTTCTGCGGGCAAGCCTTCGCCATTGGACGAACTTCCCATCCAATACGCCGATTTTGCCGTATGGCAAAAGTCATGGCTGCAAGGCGAGTTGTTAGAAAATCAAATCGCCTATTGGAAAAAACAATTAGCAGGTGCGCCGCCGATTCTGGATTTGCCCACCGATCATCCTCGTCCGCCGTACGTGACCTATCGGGGCGCTCATCAGGCGTTCATCTTTCCGAAAACCATATTGGAAGGATTGAAGGCGCTGAGCAAACAAATGAACGTCACCCTCTTCACCACCTTGCTGACGGCGTTCAAAGTGCTGCTCTATCGCTATTCCAGGCAGGAGGATATCTCGGTCGGTACACCCATCGCCAATCGCACTCGGGCAGAATTGGAAGACCTGATCGGATTTTTTGTGAATACGCTGGTCATGCGCAGCGACCTGTCGGGCAATCCATCGTTTCGGGAATTGGTGAAGCGGGTGAATGATATGGCGCTGGAGGCCTATGCCCATCAGGACGTGCCGTTTGAAATGCTGGTGAGCGAATTGCATCCCGAGCGGGACATGAGCCACACGCCGTTCTTCCAGGTGATGTTTGCGCTGCAGGAGGCCCAGCAGGAGGCGCTGCAGACGCCCGAACTGAAGATCAGCCTGATCGAAACCGAAAGCGGCACGGCCAAATTCGATATCATCATGTTCGCCGAAGAGCGGAAAGATGGCCTGCGCATCGCCCTGGAATACAATATCGACCTTTTCAACCACGACACGATCGCCCGCATGGCAGGTCATTTCCAAAATCTGCTCCAGGGAATTGTTAAAAATCCAGATCAATCGATCGATGAGCTCCCGCTGATGACGGCGGAAGAGGAAAGAAAGGTGGTCGTGGAATGGAATCAGACGCAGCGGGACTATCCCAGTGATCGCTGCGTGCATCAGTTGTTCGAGGCGCAGGTCGCCCGCACACCCGATGCCACGGCGGCCATCTTTGGCGAGCAGCAGATCAGCTATCGAGAATTGAATGAACGAGCCAATCAATTGGCCCATTATCTGATGAAACTGGGCGTAAAGCCTGACGATTTCGTGGCGATCATCATGGAGCGGTCGCTGGATATGATTGTGGCGACGCTGGGCATCCTCAAAGCGGGAGCGGTTTATGTCCCACTGGATACGGCCTATCCCAAACCCCGCATGGCGTTCATGCTGGAGGACACCCAGGTGCCCGTGATTCTCACGCAACGGCAATTAAAAAACAATCTGCCCGATTATCAAGCCCATATCATCAGCATGGATGAGGAATGGGATCGGATCGCCCAGGAGAGCACGGCCGATCCCAATATTCAGCGATCGGCCAAAAGCATA